One segment of Echeneis naucrates chromosome 15, fEcheNa1.1, whole genome shotgun sequence DNA contains the following:
- the mrpl14 gene encoding large ribosomal subunit protein uL14m, translating to MALPLLSRSLPGLLMDQASSIIQQRAFSVSTVAAAIQKMTRVRVVDNSTLGNAHHHRAPRVIHVYTKNGVGKVGDKVLLAIKGQKKKALIVGHKMPGERMTPRFDSNNVVLIEENGNPTGTRIKVPLPTQLRKLEGDYSKVLAIASTFV from the exons ATggctcttcctctgctctcaaGATCCCTTCCTGGGCTCCTCATGGACCAAGCATCAAGCATAATCCAGCAGCGGGCCTTTAG TGTGTCCACTGTCGCAGCAGCCATTCAGAAGATGACAAGAGTCCGTGTGGTGGACAACAGCACTCTTGGAAATGCCCACCATCACCGTGCACCAAGAGTCATCCATGTCTACACCAAGAATGGCGTGGGGAAGGTCGGTGACAAAGTGTTGCTCGCCAtcaaaggacagaagaaaaaagcacTAATCGTTGGACACAAAATGCCTGGAGAACGCATGACTCCACGCTTTGATTCGAACAATGTCGTTCTGATTGAGGAAAATGGAAACCCTACAGGAACAAGGATTAAGGTTCCTTTGCCCACACAACTACGGAAATTGGAAGGGGACTACTCCAAGGTGTTAGCAATTGCCAGTACATTTGTTTGA
- the LOC115055642 gene encoding calpain-1 catalytic subunit-like isoform X1 — translation MTSSSEDGDWGPQRSAVGGWVVLTMSLPAESFRPPVQPSMYPAGGISATIYANRLKAEGMGSKDQAVHFANQDYEALKQECVESGCLFEDPSFPAEPPSLGFKELAPFSSKTRDVVWMRPTELTDDPQFIVGGATRTDICQGALGDCWLLAAIASLTLNERLLHRVVPHGQSFQDDYAGIFHFQFWQFGEWVDVVIDDRLPVKDGELMFVHSAEGNEFWSALMEKAYAKLNGSYEALSGGSTTEGFEDFTGGVSEMYELRKPPRDLYRIIGKALERGSLLGCSIDITSAFDMEAVTFKKLVKGHAYSVTGLKEVDFRGEIVRLIRVRNPWGQVEWTGAWSDNAPEWDEIDPSEREDLHLQMEDGEFWMSFSEFTRQFSRIEICNLTPDVLSEDTTSFWNTTKFYGTWRRGSTAGGCRNHPNTFWINPQYKITLLEEDDDPDDDEVACSFLVALMQKDRRRYRRHGQDMHTIGFALYEIPDEYRGCQNVHLKKNFFLSHSSCARSETFINLREVSTRLRLPPGEYLIVPSTFEPGKEADFVLRVFTEKQSETEELDDEISADFGEDVRMQRHLSNADGTKKKINNMNIILLLSQCFRFVFQQEEITEDDIDDSFKSMFAQLAGDDMEISVRELRTILNRVVSRHKDLKTDGFSVESCRTMVNLMDKDGSARLGLVEFQILWNKIRNWLVLFRQFDLDKSGAMSSYEMRLAVEGAGFKLNNRLHQVLVARYAENEMIDFDNFICCLVKLEAMFRSFKQFDKEGSGEVELNLTEWLYLTMCG, via the exons atgacatcatcatcagaggACGGTGACTGGGGGCCTCAGAGGAGCGCTGTAGGGGGGTGGGTCGTGTTGACAATGTCCTTGCCAGCAGAATCGTTTCG CCCACCTGTACAGCCAAG TATGTATCCAGCCGGAGGGATCTCTGCAACAATATACGCCAACAGGCTGAAGGCAGAAGGCATGGGCTCCAAGGACCAGGCTGTGCACTTTGCCAACCAGGACTATGAGGCTCTGAAACAGGAGTGCGTGGAGTCGGGCTGCCTGTTTGAAGACCCCTCTTTCCCAGCTGAGCCTCCATCCCTGGGCTTCAAGGAGCTGGCCCCCTTCTCATCCAAAACGAGGGATGTGGTGTGGATGAGACCAACG GAACTGACGGACGATCCTCAGTTCATTGTGGGAGGGGCCACCAGAACAGACATCTGTCAGGGAGCGCTGG GTGACTGCTGGCTCCTGGCCGCCATCGCCTCCCTTACCCTGAATGAGAGGCTTCTTCATCGGGTTGTCCCACATGGGCAGTCCTTCCAAGATGACTATGCTGGAATCTTCCACTTTCAG TTCTGGCAGTTCGGCGAGTGGGTGGATGTTGTGATTGATGACAGATTGCCTGTCAAAGATGGGGAGCTCATGTTTGTCCATTCAGCTGAAGGGAACGAGTTCTGGAGTGCACTCATGGAAAAAGCTTATGCTAA ACTGAATGGCTCTTATGAGGCTTTGTCTGGAGGAAGCACCACTGAAGGATTTGAGGACTTCACGGGCGGTGTATCTGAGATGTACGAGCTCCGTAAGCCTCCAAGGGATCTGTACAGGATAATCGGTAAAGCCCTGGAGAGGGGCTCCCTGTTGGGCTGCTCTATCGAT ATCACTAGTGCCTTCGACATGGAGGCTGTAACATTCAAGAAGCTTGTGAAGGGCCACGCTTACTCAGTCACTGGACTCAAGGAG GTTGATTTCCGTGGCGAAATTGTTCGCCTGATCCGGGTACGTAACCCCTGGGGCCAGGTGGAGTGGACCGGTGCCTGGAGTGACAA TGCGCCTGAGTGGGATGAGATCGACCCGTCTGAACGGGAGGATTTGCATCTTCAGATGGAAGACGGCGAGTTCTG GATGTCATTCAGTGAATTCACAAGGCAGTTTTCCCGGATAGAGATCTGTAATCTGACTCCCGATGTTCTGAGTGAGGACACTACCAGCTTCTGGAACACCACAAAGTTCTACGGCACGTGGAGGAGAGGCAGCACCGCAGGGGGCTGCAGGAATCATCCCA ATACATTTTGGATCAACCCTCAGTATAAGATCACGCTgctggaggaagatgatgatccGGACGATGACGAAGTGGCGTGCAGTTTTTTAGTAGCACTCATGCAGAAGGATCGCCGCAGATATCGTCGCCATGGTCAGGACATGCACACCATTGGCTTTGCTCTCTATGAg atCCCAGACGAG TACAGAGGCTGCCAGAATGTCCACTTGAAGAAAAATTTCTTTTTGAGTCATTCATCATGCGCACGATCTGAGACCTTCATTAATTTAAGAGAGGTGAGCACACGGCTACGTTTGCCTCCAGGAGAATACCTAATCGTCCCCTCCACCTTTGAGCCTGGAAAAGAGGCCGACTTTGTCCTGAGAGTCTTCACAGAAAAGCAGTCTGAAACCGA AGAATTGGATGATGAAATCTCTGCTGACTTCGGAGAGGATGTACGTATGCAACGACACTTGAGCAACGCtgatgggacaaaaaaaaaaatcaacaatatgaatatcatattattattaagtCAGTGCTTTCGTTTTGTTTTCCAACAGGAGGAAATAACTGAAGATGACATCGATGACTCCTTTAAATCCATGTTTGCTCAGCTAGCAGGAGAT GATATGGAGATTTCTGTTCGTGAGCTTAGGACCATTCTGAACAGAGTCGTCTCTCGAc ACAAGGACCTGAAGACCGATGGCTTCAGTGTGGAATCATGTCGGACCATGGTCAACCTGATGGAT AAAGATGGCAGTGCCCGTTTAGGGCTGGTAGAGTTTCAGATCCTCTGGAACAAGATCCGAAACTGGCTG gtCCTTTTCAGACAGTTTGACCTTGACAAGTCAGGTGCCATGAGCTCATATGAGATGCGTCTTGCTGTGGAGGGTGCAG GTTTCAAACTGAATAACAGACTGCACCAGGTTCTGGTAGCCAGGTATGCAGAAAATGAGATGATTGACTTTGACAACTTCATCTGCTGCTTGGTCAAGCTTGAGGCAATGTTCA GGTCTTTCAAGCAGTTTGACAAGGAGGGATCAGGAGAGGTTGAGCTGAATCTCACAGAG TGGCTCTACCTGACAATGTGTGGTTGA
- the LOC115055642 gene encoding calpain-1 catalytic subunit-like isoform X2, producing the protein MTSSSEDGDWGPQRSAVGGWVVLTMSLPAESFRPPVQPSMYPAGGISATIYANRLKAEGMGSKDQAVHFANQDYEALKQECVESGCLFEDPSFPAEPPSLGFKELAPFSSKTRDVVWMRPTELTDDPQFIVGGATRTDICQGALGDCWLLAAIASLTLNERLLHRVVPHGQSFQDDYAGIFHFQFWQFGEWVDVVIDDRLPVKDGELMFVHSAEGNEFWSALMEKAYAKLNGSYEALSGGSTTEGFEDFTGGVSEMYELRKPPRDLYRIIGKALERGSLLGCSIDITSAFDMEAVTFKKLVKGHAYSVTGLKEVDFRGEIVRLIRVRNPWGQVEWTGAWSDNAPEWDEIDPSEREDLHLQMEDGEFWMSFSEFTRQFSRIEICNLTPDVLSEDTTSFWNTTKFYGTWRRGSTAGGCRNHPNTFWINPQYKITLLEEDDDPDDDEVACSFLVALMQKDRRRYRRHGQDMHTIGFALYEIPDEYRGCQNVHLKKNFFLSHSSCARSETFINLREVSTRLRLPPGEYLIVPSTFEPGKEADFVLRVFTEKQSETEELDDEISADFGEDEEITEDDIDDSFKSMFAQLAGDDMEISVRELRTILNRVVSRHKDLKTDGFSVESCRTMVNLMDKDGSARLGLVEFQILWNKIRNWLVLFRQFDLDKSGAMSSYEMRLAVEGAGFKLNNRLHQVLVARYAENEMIDFDNFICCLVKLEAMFRSFKQFDKEGSGEVELNLTEWLYLTMCG; encoded by the exons atgacatcatcatcagaggACGGTGACTGGGGGCCTCAGAGGAGCGCTGTAGGGGGGTGGGTCGTGTTGACAATGTCCTTGCCAGCAGAATCGTTTCG CCCACCTGTACAGCCAAG TATGTATCCAGCCGGAGGGATCTCTGCAACAATATACGCCAACAGGCTGAAGGCAGAAGGCATGGGCTCCAAGGACCAGGCTGTGCACTTTGCCAACCAGGACTATGAGGCTCTGAAACAGGAGTGCGTGGAGTCGGGCTGCCTGTTTGAAGACCCCTCTTTCCCAGCTGAGCCTCCATCCCTGGGCTTCAAGGAGCTGGCCCCCTTCTCATCCAAAACGAGGGATGTGGTGTGGATGAGACCAACG GAACTGACGGACGATCCTCAGTTCATTGTGGGAGGGGCCACCAGAACAGACATCTGTCAGGGAGCGCTGG GTGACTGCTGGCTCCTGGCCGCCATCGCCTCCCTTACCCTGAATGAGAGGCTTCTTCATCGGGTTGTCCCACATGGGCAGTCCTTCCAAGATGACTATGCTGGAATCTTCCACTTTCAG TTCTGGCAGTTCGGCGAGTGGGTGGATGTTGTGATTGATGACAGATTGCCTGTCAAAGATGGGGAGCTCATGTTTGTCCATTCAGCTGAAGGGAACGAGTTCTGGAGTGCACTCATGGAAAAAGCTTATGCTAA ACTGAATGGCTCTTATGAGGCTTTGTCTGGAGGAAGCACCACTGAAGGATTTGAGGACTTCACGGGCGGTGTATCTGAGATGTACGAGCTCCGTAAGCCTCCAAGGGATCTGTACAGGATAATCGGTAAAGCCCTGGAGAGGGGCTCCCTGTTGGGCTGCTCTATCGAT ATCACTAGTGCCTTCGACATGGAGGCTGTAACATTCAAGAAGCTTGTGAAGGGCCACGCTTACTCAGTCACTGGACTCAAGGAG GTTGATTTCCGTGGCGAAATTGTTCGCCTGATCCGGGTACGTAACCCCTGGGGCCAGGTGGAGTGGACCGGTGCCTGGAGTGACAA TGCGCCTGAGTGGGATGAGATCGACCCGTCTGAACGGGAGGATTTGCATCTTCAGATGGAAGACGGCGAGTTCTG GATGTCATTCAGTGAATTCACAAGGCAGTTTTCCCGGATAGAGATCTGTAATCTGACTCCCGATGTTCTGAGTGAGGACACTACCAGCTTCTGGAACACCACAAAGTTCTACGGCACGTGGAGGAGAGGCAGCACCGCAGGGGGCTGCAGGAATCATCCCA ATACATTTTGGATCAACCCTCAGTATAAGATCACGCTgctggaggaagatgatgatccGGACGATGACGAAGTGGCGTGCAGTTTTTTAGTAGCACTCATGCAGAAGGATCGCCGCAGATATCGTCGCCATGGTCAGGACATGCACACCATTGGCTTTGCTCTCTATGAg atCCCAGACGAG TACAGAGGCTGCCAGAATGTCCACTTGAAGAAAAATTTCTTTTTGAGTCATTCATCATGCGCACGATCTGAGACCTTCATTAATTTAAGAGAGGTGAGCACACGGCTACGTTTGCCTCCAGGAGAATACCTAATCGTCCCCTCCACCTTTGAGCCTGGAAAAGAGGCCGACTTTGTCCTGAGAGTCTTCACAGAAAAGCAGTCTGAAACCGA AGAATTGGATGATGAAATCTCTGCTGACTTCGGAGAGGAT GAGGAAATAACTGAAGATGACATCGATGACTCCTTTAAATCCATGTTTGCTCAGCTAGCAGGAGAT GATATGGAGATTTCTGTTCGTGAGCTTAGGACCATTCTGAACAGAGTCGTCTCTCGAc ACAAGGACCTGAAGACCGATGGCTTCAGTGTGGAATCATGTCGGACCATGGTCAACCTGATGGAT AAAGATGGCAGTGCCCGTTTAGGGCTGGTAGAGTTTCAGATCCTCTGGAACAAGATCCGAAACTGGCTG gtCCTTTTCAGACAGTTTGACCTTGACAAGTCAGGTGCCATGAGCTCATATGAGATGCGTCTTGCTGTGGAGGGTGCAG GTTTCAAACTGAATAACAGACTGCACCAGGTTCTGGTAGCCAGGTATGCAGAAAATGAGATGATTGACTTTGACAACTTCATCTGCTGCTTGGTCAAGCTTGAGGCAATGTTCA GGTCTTTCAAGCAGTTTGACAAGGAGGGATCAGGAGAGGTTGAGCTGAATCTCACAGAG TGGCTCTACCTGACAATGTGTGGTTGA
- the LOC115055333 gene encoding calpain-2 catalytic subunit-like isoform X1: MTSTAERLARQQEREKGVGTNQHAVKFSHQDYETLRQQCLESGRLFEDNCFPAEMKSLGYNELGPYSSKTRGVVWKRPTELCSNPKFIDDGATRTDICQGVLGDCWLLAAIASLTLDHQILARVIPPGQGFTEGYAGIFHFQFWQFGQWMDVVVDDRLPTRDGELLFVHSAEGSEFWSALLEKAYAKINGCYEALTGGNTIEGFEDFTGGIAEIYVLAKAPANLFNIIQRALKLGSLLGCSIDVLSHFPIDLHADPCANNNNHQLKMFAEWFQITSSYETEAVTALKLVKGHAYSVTGAEEVHYLGSPVQLVRIRNPWGQVEWTGPWSDGSSEWKHISEEEKLKMNHVAEDGEFWMSYSDFTRHFSRLEICNMTPDSLKSDSMSHWNQYQFEGMWRVGSTAGGCRNNAATFTSNPQFMVRLDDVDDDPLDGDDGCTFLVGLMQKNGRRQKRLDRELETIGFAIYEVPEQYKGRSNVHLGPEVLLRQRAVAMSSSFINTREVCDRFKLPPGEYAIIPSTFHPHKNASFVLRVFSEKQAATSPLEEDIGAEIEEEEISESDVDPHFKHLFKQIAGNDMEVSAFELVRILNNVVSHRSDIKTNGFSLETGRLIVSLLDKDESNMLGLMEFHLLWSKIQRYLEIFKNHDTDNSGTMSSHEMRGATTEAGFHVNSPVLQAIVSRYADVHFAIDFDSFVGCLIKLEMLFKMFKALDRAESGKIELDVQQWLCLAIN, from the exons ATGACTTCCACGGCAGAACGACTGGCCCGtcagcaggagagggagaaaggcgTCGGCACCAACCAGCACGCAGTGAAGTTCTCCCATCAGGATTATGAAACTCTGCGGCAGCAGTGTCTGGAGAGTGGACGTCTGTTTGAGGACAACTGTTTTCCAGCTGAGATGAAGTCACTGGGCTACAATGAGCTGGGGCCGTACTCATCGAAGACCAGGGGAGTGGTGTGGAAGAGGCCGACG GAGCTGTGTTCCAACCCGAAGTTCATCGATGATGGAGCCACGAGGACGGATATTTGCCAAGGAGTTCTGG GTGACTGCTGGCTTCTGGCTGCTATCGCCTCCCTGACTCTAGACCACCAGATCCTGGCTCGCGTGATTCCTCCCGGACAGGGCTTCACTGAAGGTTATGCCGGGATATTTCACTTCCAG TTCTGGCAGTTCGGTCAGTGGATGGATGTGGTTGTTGACGACCGTCTGCCCACCAGAGATGGAGAGCTGCTGTTCGTCCATTCAGCTGAGGGCTCAGAGTTTTGGAGCGCGCTGCTGGAGAAGGCCTACGCCAA GATTAACGGCTGCTATGAGGCTCTGACAGGTGGAAACACTATTGAGGGTTTCGAGGATTTCACCGGAGGAATTGCAGAAATATACGTCTTAGCCAAAGCGCCAGCCAATCTCTTCAACATCATACAGAGGGCGCTGAAGCTGGGCTCCCTGCTGGGCTGTTCCATTGATGTATTGTCTCATTTTCCTATTGATTTGCATGCTGATCCTTGTGCCAACAATAATAATCACcaactgaaaatgtttgctgaatGGTTTCAGATAACCAGTTCCTATGAGACAGAGGCAGTTACAGCTCTCAAACTGGTTAAAGGACATGCGTACTCGGTCACCGGTGCAGAAGAG GTTCATTACTTAGGCAGCCCGGTTCAGCTGGTCCGCATCAGGAACCCGTGGGGTCAGGTGGAGTGGACAGGGCCTTGGAGTGATGG ATCCAGCGAATGGAAACACATCAGCGAAGAAGAGAAACTAAAAATGAACCACGTGGCTGAAGATGGCGAGTTCTG GATGTCCTACTCAGACTTCACCCGGCACTTCTCCAGACTGGAGATCTGTAACATGACCCCAGACTCACTGAAGAGCGACAGCATGAGCCACTGGAACCAGTACCAGTTTGAAGGGATGTGGCGAGTCGGCTCCACGGCCGGTGGCTGCCGCAACAACGCAG CCACTTTCACATCCAACCCACAATTCATGGTGCGCCTGGATGATGTGGATGACGATCCTCTGGATGGGGATGACGGATGCACATTTCTGGTGGGGCTGATGCAAAAGAATGGGCGACGGCAGAAGAGGCTGGACCGCGAGCTTGAGACCATTGGCTTTGCCATTTATGAG gtccCAGAGCAG TACAAAGGCCGCAGCAATGTCCACCTCGGCCCTGAAGTCCTGCTGCGACAGAGAGCCGTGGCCATGAGCAGCTCCTTCATCAACACGCGTGAAGTGTGTGACCGATTCAAGCTTCCTCCGGGCGAATACGCCATCATTCCCTCAACCTTCCACCCTCACAAGAACGCCAGCTTCGTCCTCAGGGTTTTCTCTGAGAAACAGGCCGCAACCAG TCCACTGGAGGAAGACATTGGTGCTGAGATAGAGGAGGAG GAGATATCTGAGAGTGACGTGGATCCTCATTTCAAGCATCTCTTCAAGCAGATCGCTGGCAAT GACATGGAGGTATCTGCCTTCGAGCTGGTGCGAATTCTGAACAACGTCGTCTCTCACC GGTCTGATATCAAGACAAATGGATTCAGCCTCGAGACCGGCCGGCTGATCGTCAGCCTGCTGGAT AAAGATGAAAGCAACATGTTGGGACTGATGGAATTCCACCTGCTTTGGAGTAAAATCCAGAGATACCTG GAGATTTTCAAGAATCACGACACAGACAACTCGGGCACAATGAGCTCCCACGAGATGAGGGGCGCCACCACCGAGGCAG GTTTCCACGTCAACAGCCCCGTCCTGCAGGCCATAGTCAGTCGTTATGCCGATGTCCACTTCGCCATAGACTTTGACAGCTTCGTTGGCTGCCTCATTAAGCTGGAAATGCTCTTCA AAATGTTCAAGGCTCTGGACAGAGCTGAGTCCGGGAAGATTGAGCTGGACGTGCAACAg tGGCTGTGCCTGGCGATCAACTAG
- the LOC115055333 gene encoding calpain-2 catalytic subunit-like isoform X2 yields MTSTAERLARQQEREKGVGTNQHAVKFSHQDYETLRQQCLESGRLFEDNCFPAEMKSLGYNELGPYSSKTRGVVWKRPTELCSNPKFIDDGATRTDICQGVLGDCWLLAAIASLTLDHQILARVIPPGQGFTEGYAGIFHFQFWQFGQWMDVVVDDRLPTRDGELLFVHSAEGSEFWSALLEKAYAKINGCYEALTGGNTIEGFEDFTGGIAEIYVLAKAPANLFNIIQRALKLGSLLGCSIDITSSYETEAVTALKLVKGHAYSVTGAEEVHYLGSPVQLVRIRNPWGQVEWTGPWSDGSSEWKHISEEEKLKMNHVAEDGEFWMSYSDFTRHFSRLEICNMTPDSLKSDSMSHWNQYQFEGMWRVGSTAGGCRNNAATFTSNPQFMVRLDDVDDDPLDGDDGCTFLVGLMQKNGRRQKRLDRELETIGFAIYEVPEQYKGRSNVHLGPEVLLRQRAVAMSSSFINTREVCDRFKLPPGEYAIIPSTFHPHKNASFVLRVFSEKQAATSPLEEDIGAEIEEEEISESDVDPHFKHLFKQIAGNDMEVSAFELVRILNNVVSHRSDIKTNGFSLETGRLIVSLLDKDESNMLGLMEFHLLWSKIQRYLEIFKNHDTDNSGTMSSHEMRGATTEAGFHVNSPVLQAIVSRYADVHFAIDFDSFVGCLIKLEMLFKMFKALDRAESGKIELDVQQWLCLAIN; encoded by the exons ATGACTTCCACGGCAGAACGACTGGCCCGtcagcaggagagggagaaaggcgTCGGCACCAACCAGCACGCAGTGAAGTTCTCCCATCAGGATTATGAAACTCTGCGGCAGCAGTGTCTGGAGAGTGGACGTCTGTTTGAGGACAACTGTTTTCCAGCTGAGATGAAGTCACTGGGCTACAATGAGCTGGGGCCGTACTCATCGAAGACCAGGGGAGTGGTGTGGAAGAGGCCGACG GAGCTGTGTTCCAACCCGAAGTTCATCGATGATGGAGCCACGAGGACGGATATTTGCCAAGGAGTTCTGG GTGACTGCTGGCTTCTGGCTGCTATCGCCTCCCTGACTCTAGACCACCAGATCCTGGCTCGCGTGATTCCTCCCGGACAGGGCTTCACTGAAGGTTATGCCGGGATATTTCACTTCCAG TTCTGGCAGTTCGGTCAGTGGATGGATGTGGTTGTTGACGACCGTCTGCCCACCAGAGATGGAGAGCTGCTGTTCGTCCATTCAGCTGAGGGCTCAGAGTTTTGGAGCGCGCTGCTGGAGAAGGCCTACGCCAA GATTAACGGCTGCTATGAGGCTCTGACAGGTGGAAACACTATTGAGGGTTTCGAGGATTTCACCGGAGGAATTGCAGAAATATACGTCTTAGCCAAAGCGCCAGCCAATCTCTTCAACATCATACAGAGGGCGCTGAAGCTGGGCTCCCTGCTGGGCTGTTCCATTGAT ATAACCAGTTCCTATGAGACAGAGGCAGTTACAGCTCTCAAACTGGTTAAAGGACATGCGTACTCGGTCACCGGTGCAGAAGAG GTTCATTACTTAGGCAGCCCGGTTCAGCTGGTCCGCATCAGGAACCCGTGGGGTCAGGTGGAGTGGACAGGGCCTTGGAGTGATGG ATCCAGCGAATGGAAACACATCAGCGAAGAAGAGAAACTAAAAATGAACCACGTGGCTGAAGATGGCGAGTTCTG GATGTCCTACTCAGACTTCACCCGGCACTTCTCCAGACTGGAGATCTGTAACATGACCCCAGACTCACTGAAGAGCGACAGCATGAGCCACTGGAACCAGTACCAGTTTGAAGGGATGTGGCGAGTCGGCTCCACGGCCGGTGGCTGCCGCAACAACGCAG CCACTTTCACATCCAACCCACAATTCATGGTGCGCCTGGATGATGTGGATGACGATCCTCTGGATGGGGATGACGGATGCACATTTCTGGTGGGGCTGATGCAAAAGAATGGGCGACGGCAGAAGAGGCTGGACCGCGAGCTTGAGACCATTGGCTTTGCCATTTATGAG gtccCAGAGCAG TACAAAGGCCGCAGCAATGTCCACCTCGGCCCTGAAGTCCTGCTGCGACAGAGAGCCGTGGCCATGAGCAGCTCCTTCATCAACACGCGTGAAGTGTGTGACCGATTCAAGCTTCCTCCGGGCGAATACGCCATCATTCCCTCAACCTTCCACCCTCACAAGAACGCCAGCTTCGTCCTCAGGGTTTTCTCTGAGAAACAGGCCGCAACCAG TCCACTGGAGGAAGACATTGGTGCTGAGATAGAGGAGGAG GAGATATCTGAGAGTGACGTGGATCCTCATTTCAAGCATCTCTTCAAGCAGATCGCTGGCAAT GACATGGAGGTATCTGCCTTCGAGCTGGTGCGAATTCTGAACAACGTCGTCTCTCACC GGTCTGATATCAAGACAAATGGATTCAGCCTCGAGACCGGCCGGCTGATCGTCAGCCTGCTGGAT AAAGATGAAAGCAACATGTTGGGACTGATGGAATTCCACCTGCTTTGGAGTAAAATCCAGAGATACCTG GAGATTTTCAAGAATCACGACACAGACAACTCGGGCACAATGAGCTCCCACGAGATGAGGGGCGCCACCACCGAGGCAG GTTTCCACGTCAACAGCCCCGTCCTGCAGGCCATAGTCAGTCGTTATGCCGATGTCCACTTCGCCATAGACTTTGACAGCTTCGTTGGCTGCCTCATTAAGCTGGAAATGCTCTTCA AAATGTTCAAGGCTCTGGACAGAGCTGAGTCCGGGAAGATTGAGCTGGACGTGCAACAg tGGCTGTGCCTGGCGATCAACTAG